In one Mucilaginibacter sp. PAMB04168 genomic region, the following are encoded:
- a CDS encoding cupin-like domain-containing protein gives MGLILSQIDRVDNISKEDFIQNYLNPRKPLVIRKATESWPALQKWTFEYLKETVGDQVVPLYDSSKADPSKAINASAAEMKFGDYIDLIQKEPTDLRIFLFDPIKHAPDLLDDYRSPTDLMGGFLDKYPNMFFGGAGSVTFLHYDIDLAHIFHTHFNGRKHVMLFDYKWKERLYRIPFATYALEDYDIENPDFSKFPALDGIEGQETVLEHGDTLFMPTGYWHWMKYLDGSFSISLRAWDKSWGIKAKSLYNLTIQRELDSFMKKRYKKRYMDWKEELAVKRANKALAAGEPR, from the coding sequence ATGGGTTTAATACTTTCTCAGATTGACCGGGTTGATAATATTAGTAAAGAAGATTTCATACAAAATTATTTAAATCCGCGTAAACCTTTGGTGATTCGCAAGGCTACCGAAAGCTGGCCTGCTTTACAAAAATGGACTTTTGAATATTTGAAAGAAACCGTTGGCGACCAGGTAGTGCCTTTATATGACAGCTCAAAAGCCGACCCTAGCAAGGCCATCAATGCATCAGCTGCCGAAATGAAATTTGGAGATTACATTGACCTGATACAAAAAGAGCCAACCGACCTGCGTATTTTTTTATTCGACCCGATTAAGCATGCACCAGATTTGCTGGATGACTACCGCTCGCCTACCGACCTGATGGGGGGCTTTTTAGATAAATATCCCAACATGTTTTTTGGTGGTGCAGGCTCTGTAACCTTCCTGCATTATGATATAGATCTGGCCCATATTTTTCATACCCATTTCAATGGGCGCAAACACGTTATGCTGTTTGACTATAAGTGGAAAGAGCGTTTATACCGCATTCCGTTTGCTACTTATGCACTGGAGGACTACGACATAGAAAATCCGGATTTCAGTAAATTCCCTGCGTTGGACGGCATCGAAGGGCAGGAAACCGTACTTGAACATGGCGACACCCTGTTTATGCCAACCGGCTACTGGCACTGGATGAAGTATCTGGACGGCTCGTTTTCTATATCGCTGCGCGCCTGGGATAAATCATGGGGTATAAAAGCCAAAAGCTTATACAACCTTACTATTCAGCGCGAACTGGACAGCTTTATGAAAAAACGCTACAAGAAACGTTATATGGACTGGAAAGAAGAGCTTGCCGTTAAACGTGCCAATAAGGCCTTAGCAGCAGGCGAGCCAAGGTAA
- the hemW gene encoding radical SAM family heme chaperone HemW, giving the protein MAGIYIHIPFCKQACHYCDFHFSTSQKYRTEIVEALGKEIALQQNYLNGATIETIYFGGGTPSVLDADEISFLLDTIACHHQVSADAEITLEANPDDLTKEKVLALRQTAINRFSIGIQSFFDEDLAWMNRAHRAQEAETAIKRVQDAGFDNITADLIYGYPLLTSAKWEHNMTVLFEMNVPHLSAYSLTVEPRTALASFVKKKQTPPINDQQSAEQFIRLMERMQQQGFEHYEISNFSKPGQYSRHNSNYWKGVPYLGIGPSAHAYNGNTRQWNVANNALYLKALSTNSIPAEVEELTPENRLNEYIMTSVRTMWGLNLDTLNGIQSGASAIVLKEAQPFIHKGWLMQQQQTLTLTQPGKLYADHIAAELFF; this is encoded by the coding sequence ATGGCAGGTATTTATATTCATATTCCGTTTTGCAAGCAAGCCTGCCATTATTGCGACTTTCATTTCAGCACCTCGCAAAAATACCGTACGGAGATTGTGGAAGCGCTGGGCAAAGAAATAGCTCTGCAGCAAAATTATCTCAACGGCGCTACTATAGAAACTATTTATTTTGGCGGTGGTACCCCATCGGTGTTAGATGCGGACGAGATTAGTTTTTTGCTGGATACTATCGCATGTCATCACCAGGTTAGCGCAGATGCCGAGATCACACTCGAAGCCAACCCGGATGATTTAACCAAAGAAAAAGTGCTGGCGCTACGGCAAACCGCCATCAACCGCTTTAGCATAGGTATACAATCTTTTTTTGATGAAGATTTAGCTTGGATGAACCGCGCACACCGCGCACAGGAAGCTGAAACTGCTATAAAACGGGTGCAGGATGCGGGCTTCGACAACATTACCGCCGATTTAATTTATGGTTACCCATTGCTTACTTCAGCTAAGTGGGAACATAATATGACCGTGCTATTTGAAATGAATGTACCTCACCTATCGGCATATTCATTAACGGTTGAACCACGCACCGCCCTCGCTTCATTCGTCAAAAAGAAACAAACGCCGCCCATAAATGACCAGCAAAGTGCCGAGCAATTTATACGGCTTATGGAGCGCATGCAACAACAAGGTTTTGAGCATTACGAAATATCTAACTTCAGTAAACCGGGGCAGTACTCGCGACATAATTCCAATTACTGGAAAGGTGTGCCTTACCTGGGCATAGGCCCGTCGGCACACGCATATAACGGCAACACCCGGCAATGGAACGTAGCCAACAATGCACTTTACTTAAAAGCATTAAGCACCAACAGCATTCCGGCCGAAGTGGAAGAACTAACGCCCGAAAACCGACTGAACGAATACATCATGACCTCGGTACGCACCATGTGGGGTTTAAACCTTGATACCCTAAATGGTATACAAAGCGGGGCGTCCGCTATTGTGCTAAAAGAAGCGCAACCTTTCATTCATAAAGGCTGGCTTATGCAGCAGCAGCAAACCCTTACACTTACACAGCCCGGCAAACTTTACGCTGATCATATTGCCGCCGAACTCTTCTTTTAA
- a CDS encoding nuclear transport factor 2 family protein has product MKTRLLLGLLLMLALNGFAQDKPAILKVLETQRQAWNRGDLEGYMQGYWKSDSLLFVGKSGPKYGWQTTLDNYKSGYPDKAAMGQLVFKILKVQLLDKTNAFVLGGWQLQRDRDAPGGYFTLLLRKINGEWKVVADHSS; this is encoded by the coding sequence ATGAAAACACGGTTGCTTTTGGGGTTATTGCTAATGCTTGCCTTAAATGGTTTTGCGCAAGACAAGCCGGCCATTTTAAAAGTACTGGAAACCCAACGGCAGGCCTGGAACCGCGGCGATCTGGAAGGCTACATGCAAGGTTACTGGAAATCAGATTCGCTATTATTTGTAGGTAAAAGCGGTCCCAAATACGGCTGGCAAACTACGCTGGATAACTATAAAAGCGGCTACCCTGACAAAGCCGCGATGGGCCAGCTTGTGTTTAAGATATTAAAAGTGCAGTTACTGGATAAAACCAACGCCTTTGTACTCGGCGGCTGGCAGCTACAACGGGATAGAGATGCACCCGGCGGCTACTTTACACTCCTGCTACGTAAAATAAACGGTGAGTGGAAAGTGGTGGCTGACCATAGCTCTTAG
- a CDS encoding carbohydrate kinase produces MSKQVLCFGEVLWDTFEDGKKIGGAPLNVAQHLTQQGIPSYIVSRVGADASGDDLLLELQKANVPLQYIQKDRHLPTCEVTVSLDASGQATYTIPQPVAWDNIQPTDELLNEAGQLAAIVFGSLASREQATRTTLLNLLSEFTIPLRVFDVNLRPPHYDLDTIETLAALANVVKMNEDEANLLIHSTHGSLKDKMVEFHKKFHSNTICVTRGQNGAIIWHDEEFYEHPGFEVQVEDTVGAGDSFLATLVAGLLLAQPIPQILEKACEIGAFVASQRGANPVYPDNLF; encoded by the coding sequence ATGAGCAAACAGGTACTATGCTTCGGCGAGGTTTTATGGGACACTTTTGAAGACGGCAAAAAAATTGGCGGCGCACCGCTCAACGTAGCGCAACATTTAACGCAACAGGGCATACCCTCTTACATCGTAAGCCGTGTAGGTGCCGATGCCTCGGGTGATGATCTTTTGCTTGAACTGCAGAAAGCTAACGTACCACTTCAGTACATACAAAAGGACAGGCATTTGCCTACTTGTGAAGTTACCGTTTCGCTTGATGCCAGCGGCCAGGCTACCTATACAATCCCTCAGCCGGTAGCATGGGATAACATACAACCCACTGATGAATTATTGAACGAGGCCGGGCAATTGGCAGCCATTGTATTTGGCAGCCTGGCCAGCCGTGAACAGGCTACCCGCACTACGCTACTGAATTTGCTAAGTGAATTTACTATACCGCTAAGAGTGTTTGATGTAAACCTGCGCCCGCCTCATTATGACTTAGATACTATTGAAACGCTAGCGGCCCTGGCCAATGTTGTAAAAATGAATGAGGATGAAGCCAACTTACTTATCCACAGCACGCATGGTAGCCTGAAGGATAAAATGGTAGAATTTCACAAGAAGTTTCACTCTAATACCATTTGTGTTACCCGCGGCCAGAACGGCGCTATTATATGGCATGATGAGGAGTTTTACGAACACCCGGGTTTTGAGGTGCAGGTAGAAGATACCGTAGGCGCGGGCGACTCTTTTCTGGCCACCTTGGTAGCCGGCCTACTGTTAGCACAGCCCATTCCGCAAATATTGGAAAAAGCCTGCGAAATAGGCGCCTTTGTAGCCAGCCAGCGCGGTGCCAATCCCGTTTACCCTGATAACCTGTTTTAA
- the nth gene encoding endonuclease III, translated as MNEVQKKPFDINGMLNRIAELMVQYPKAAMFQLYEEGFTSLFEQLLSCIISIRTLDEVSIPVSKRLFAKARTPQELLKLSPLELEDVLHGSSYNGQKAYTMLSIAQTVIGQYNGQLPADYEQLTSLKGVGPKCANLVLGIAAQIPAISVDSHVHRVVNRWGYIQTAQPEKTLSALEKLVPQDRWIDINRLLMPFGKFHCTHNLPKCSICPVLDYCRQVGVTRHR; from the coding sequence ATGAATGAAGTTCAGAAAAAGCCTTTTGATATAAACGGCATGCTCAACCGTATTGCGGAGCTTATGGTGCAATATCCTAAGGCGGCTATGTTTCAGTTATACGAGGAGGGTTTTACTTCACTGTTTGAACAGTTACTGTCCTGCATTATCAGCATCCGTACCTTGGATGAGGTATCTATCCCCGTATCAAAGCGATTGTTTGCTAAGGCCCGTACCCCGCAGGAACTGCTTAAACTATCACCGTTGGAATTAGAAGATGTATTGCATGGGTCCTCCTATAACGGACAAAAAGCTTATACTATGCTGAGCATTGCTCAAACGGTGATTGGCCAGTATAACGGCCAATTGCCAGCCGATTATGAACAACTTACCAGCTTAAAAGGTGTTGGACCTAAATGCGCCAACCTGGTTTTAGGCATAGCTGCCCAAATACCAGCCATAAGCGTGGATAGCCACGTGCACCGGGTGGTTAACCGCTGGGGATACATTCAAACCGCTCAGCCCGAAAAAACTTTATCGGCTTTAGAGAAACTAGTGCCGCAAGACCGCTGGATTGATATAAATCGCCTGCTAATGCCCTTTGGTAAGTTTCATTGCACCCATAACCTACCTAAATGCTCAATTTGCCCGGTGTTAGATTATTGCCGGCAGGTTGGGGTAACTCGGCATCGCTAA
- a CDS encoding uroporphyrinogen-III synthase, protein MEDRKKRVKSILVTLPKPENDKNPYAELAKKLNLKIDFRSFIHVEGVPAKDFRKERINLADFTAVIFTSRNSADHFFRICEEMRFEVPVDMKYFCLSETIALYLQKYIQYRKRKIFFGKQTAADLAEVLKKHSGEKFLYPCSDVAAEETQKFLTENGYNFTPAVLFRTVCSDLSDLAEVFYDVIAFFSPSSILSLYQNFPDFKQNNTRIAAFGATTHKAVLDAGLILDIPAPTPGAPSMTMAIEQYVKQANK, encoded by the coding sequence TTGGAAGACAGAAAGAAAAGGGTTAAGAGTATATTGGTTACCTTGCCCAAACCTGAGAACGACAAAAATCCATACGCTGAGCTGGCTAAGAAACTGAATCTTAAAATTGATTTCAGGTCTTTTATTCACGTGGAGGGTGTACCGGCTAAAGATTTTCGTAAAGAAAGAATTAACCTTGCCGACTTTACAGCAGTAATTTTCACCAGCCGTAACTCGGCCGATCACTTTTTCCGTATTTGCGAAGAAATGCGTTTTGAGGTTCCGGTTGATATGAAGTACTTCTGCTTGTCAGAAACCATTGCCCTTTACCTCCAAAAATACATTCAGTACCGCAAACGTAAAATCTTTTTCGGTAAACAAACCGCAGCCGATTTGGCAGAGGTGTTGAAAAAGCACTCAGGCGAAAAGTTCCTTTACCCATGTTCTGATGTGGCTGCTGAAGAAACGCAAAAGTTCCTGACGGAGAACGGTTACAACTTTACACCGGCAGTGCTTTTCCGCACGGTATGTAGCGACCTGAGCGATCTTGCAGAGGTGTTCTATGATGTAATCGCTTTTTTTAGCCCATCAAGTATCCTGTCGCTTTATCAAAACTTTCCCGATTTTAAGCAGAACAACACCCGTATTGCTGCCTTTGGCGCTACTACACACAAGGCTGTTTTAGATGCAGGGTTAATACTGGATATTCCGGCACCTACACCTGGCGCTCCTTCAATGACAATGGCCATTGAACAGTATGTAAAGCAAGCCAATAAGTAA
- a CDS encoding fasciclin domain-containing protein, translating into MKKLFIAAFALVAMATASASYAQTVMVGGAPMYPNKDIVDNAVNSKDHTTLVAAVKAAGLVETLKTTGPFTVFAPTNEAFDKLPAGTVPTLLKPENKATLTKVLTYHVVAGRLSAANLMAKVKAGGGKAELKTVSGGTLTAMVDGKKLYLVDEKGGKSWVTIADVFQKNGVIHVVNTVLMPN; encoded by the coding sequence ATGAAAAAATTATTTATCGCGGCTTTTGCTTTAGTAGCTATGGCAACCGCATCTGCAAGTTATGCACAAACAGTAATGGTAGGCGGTGCGCCCATGTACCCTAATAAAGATATTGTTGATAATGCCGTGAACTCAAAAGATCACACTACACTGGTTGCCGCTGTTAAAGCTGCCGGTTTGGTTGAAACGTTGAAAACCACTGGTCCGTTTACTGTATTTGCACCTACTAATGAGGCTTTTGATAAACTGCCTGCCGGCACCGTACCAACCCTGCTAAAACCTGAAAACAAAGCAACGCTAACCAAAGTGTTAACTTACCACGTAGTGGCCGGTCGCTTAAGTGCTGCTAACCTAATGGCCAAAGTTAAAGCAGGCGGCGGTAAAGCCGAACTGAAAACCGTAAGCGGCGGTACATTAACCGCCATGGTTGACGGTAAAAAGCTGTATTTAGTTGACGAAAAAGGCGGTAAATCATGGGTAACAATTGCCGATGTATTTCAAAAGAATGGCGTAATACACGTGGTAAATACCGTACTGATGCCTAATTAA
- a CDS encoding DUF4271 domain-containing protein: MCGLTAFAQTDSTIYAQPDSVPQRRYYQPPPAAAGLLDSVANALANRQRFIGDSLSLIYIKQPDSLRHNQFLDSMFKTQVYSEYGFYKQAGNVRSILREGSTRRTRDQWVIVIIVTLLVYMAVLNRAMSKDIRNVLQSFYNNRILSQVSKEENLLNSWTFLGLFILFGVTFGLFLYQLTAYYEVFYSISGVQLFGSFALLIIVLFAVKLLVLRFLGLVFNVNRLVGEYTSILYLTYFNITFVFLPVSLCFSLLAAQYIPYVLGVALLLVVVIFVWQYLRSSVNIISNFRFHKFYLFIYLCALEICPILILIKALNN, encoded by the coding sequence GTGTGTGGATTAACTGCGTTTGCCCAAACGGATAGTACCATATACGCCCAGCCTGACAGCGTACCGCAACGCCGCTACTATCAACCGCCGCCTGCAGCCGCCGGCCTGCTCGATTCTGTTGCCAACGCTCTGGCTAACCGGCAACGCTTTATCGGCGATTCATTGTCGCTCATTTATATTAAGCAACCCGATTCGCTTCGTCACAACCAGTTTTTGGATAGTATGTTCAAAACGCAGGTTTATAGTGAATACGGCTTTTATAAACAGGCAGGCAATGTAAGAAGTATTTTGCGTGAAGGCAGCACCCGCCGCACGCGCGACCAGTGGGTAATTGTAATTATTGTAACCTTGCTGGTATACATGGCTGTATTAAACCGGGCCATGAGTAAGGATATCAGGAACGTATTGCAGTCCTTTTATAACAATCGCATCCTATCCCAGGTAAGTAAGGAAGAAAACCTGCTTAATTCATGGACGTTTTTGGGGCTCTTTATATTGTTTGGGGTTACTTTTGGCTTATTTCTGTACCAGCTTACCGCTTACTATGAGGTGTTTTATAGCATTAGTGGAGTGCAATTGTTTGGTTCATTTGCATTGCTAATTATTGTTCTGTTTGCTGTAAAGCTGCTCGTATTACGTTTTTTAGGTTTAGTTTTTAACGTAAATCGTCTGGTAGGCGAATATACGTCGATCTTATACCTTACCTATTTTAATATCACCTTCGTTTTTTTGCCTGTGTCGCTTTGTTTTAGCTTGCTGGCAGCGCAATATATACCATATGTACTGGGCGTAGCTTTGTTGCTGGTGGTTGTTATCTTTGTGTGGCAATATTTAAGGAGTAGCGTAAATATTATTTCAAACTTTAGATTTCATAAATTTTATTTATTTATCTATCTTTGTGCCCTCGAAATTTGCCCCATTTTGATATTGATTAAGGCACTGAACAATTAG